One Gadus morhua chromosome 1, gadMor3.0, whole genome shotgun sequence DNA segment encodes these proteins:
- the znf217 gene encoding zinc finger protein 217: MPTHPLPAFAESPDGLSQDDISSHANMPGPPGSSMTPHSPTLEKAVMQTKQCLPVSCMFCDESFHQQADLGPHVLSQHPTTFFEPSVLCVEAEFRITEDKERPVLFTQPRDKDEALSCILCGQVSRDASELENHLRKHKDYFTYCCTVCGRRFREPWFLKNHMKMHGSKSGAKKAQHDLETPSTINGATQGLNTQPVVTLYKMCMVCGFFFPDHKSLAEHSKVHNRDGESGRDNMVAFQGDGPKSQNEQETFLESLTLRPRSVVQNVQPERTSKWIPQLDPFNTYQAWQLATKGKIAVGPNNTKDLGLDVSTDNEDGNSDKEELGNIWTESQADKSIKEGLGKELQPQRQNTVGTPSPEPDHRSLIQGDKSRPTTCEECGRHFRTYHQLVLHSRVHKREREGGSPSADGKLSKAGTLDHTEEGLEDGSEEAAVSEAVGPGEFGFDRSKVRSRQCSYCSKTFRSSYYLTIHLRTHTGEKPFKCRYCDYAAAQKTSLKYHLDRRHKEQILREFPSRPVSPAPSPTDKEFRENGRVPVRAKLWVPVPKPYSNSKPENVLDGDVDKVHKLMGQVKIPVEKVTNGPDSKTADTSITCPVPINLMKKPETEDESSDAPLNLSLKVTINMSTSSQHQNALIPNFCTSCTFKTLYPEVLVMHQNLIHKDRSDMTKKSRSSLKLKRLTGCPPALEGNDVTPLCMMDRRHPRRTRSPTPQAGKADDKTPSAPPVIAPKCSPMHVPTQKVAPEMQRYGAKMEQQRQQLNQESSRFTEVEKKSSNNKHAMEPYHPSDRVGIGERSYPVRPGVMWHSNAARLCLSSRFGSLPQMDLGQPSNKRLKYCLPPGRETDPVEKHDFRVPNVDGANQLLGLRRTMKTSSQSSSAATVSEVTGPSKSLPVGGGSMDTDWNIMNILRSCSPADLATLYHGNPAFPSHGGQAHPRAGSRTTHYQHLPSLPHLQRLEHPAKFTGERYGNADKS; the protein is encoded by the exons ATGCCCACTCACCCCTTACCAGCGTTTGCGGAGAGCCCAGATGGACTCAGCCAAGATGATATCAGCAGTCATGCCAACATGCCTGGGCCCCCTGGTTCTAGCATGACGCCTCACAGCCCAACATTAGAAAAAGCTGTGATGCAAACCAAACAATGTTTGCCAGTCTCCTGCATGTTCTGTGATGAGAGTTTTCATCAGCAGGCAGATCTCGGCCCCCATGTCCTAAGCCAACACCCCACCACATTTTTTGAACCATCTGTTCTATGCGTAGAGGCCGAGTTCCGCATCACGGAGGACAAAGAACGACCCGTGCTGTTTACCCAACCTAGGGATAAGGATGAAGCGCTCAGCTGCATTTTGTGTGGTCAGGTGTCCCGGGATGCTAGTGAGCTGGAGAACCACCTGCGGAAGCACAAGGACTACTTTACCTACTGCTGCACTGTATGTGGACGGCGTTTCAGAGAGCCCTGGTTCCTGAAGAACCACATGAAGATGCATGGAAGCAAGTCTGGAGCTAAAAAGGCCCAACACGACCTGGAGACCCCTAGCACAATCAATGGTGCTACTCAGGGTCTGAACACTCAGCCAGTAGTCACCCTTTATAAAATGTGCATGGTTTGTGGATTTTTCTTCCCTGATCACAAAAGTTTGGCCGAGCATAGTAAAGTACACAATCGAGATGGGGAGTCTGGTAGAGATAACATGGTGGCATTCCAGGGTGATGGCCCCAAGTCCCAGAATGAACAAGAAACTTTTCTTGAGAGTCTCACGCTAAGGCCACGCTCTGTAGTACAGAACGTACAACCAGAAAGGACATCCAAATGGATTCCCCAGCTAGACCCATTTAATACATATCAAGCTTGGCAACTAGCTACTAAGGGGAAGATAGCAGTTGGTCCAAATAACACAAAAGATTTGGGGTTGGATGTCAGCACGGACAATGAAGACGGCAACTCCGATAAAGAGGAGTTGGGTAATATATGGACTGAGAGTCAAGCAGACAAGTCCATAAAAGAGGGCCTGGGCAAAGAGCTGCAGCCCCAAAGGCAGAATACGGTTGGGACGCCATCTCCTGAACCAGACCACAGGTCTCTCATCCAAGGAGACAAATCAAGGCCAACCACATGTGAGGAATGCGGACGACATTTCAGGACCTATCACCAACTGGTCCTGCACTCGAGGGTCCACAAAAGGGAAAGGGAAGGGGGGAGCCCCAGTGCTGATGGGAAGTTATCCAAAGCAGGTACACTGGACCACACAGAGGAGGGCTTGGAGGATGGTTCTGAGGAGGCAGCCGTTTCAGAAGCCGTGGGGCCAG GGGAGTTCGGATTTGACAGATCAAAAGTCAGATCAAGGCAATGTAGTTACTGCTCCAAAACGTTCCGGTCAAGCTATTACCTCACTATTCACCTCAGGACCCACACAG GCGAAAAGCCATTTAAATGCAGGTACTGTGACTATGCAGCAGCACAGAAAACGTCACTGAAGTATCACCTTGATCGACGCCATAAAGAACAAATATTAAGGGAATTCCCAAGCAGACCTGTGTCTCCTGCGCCGTCGCCAACCGATAAAGAGTTTAGAGAGAATGGAAGGGTCCCAGTTAGAGCCAAACTGTGGGTGCCTGTGCCTAAACCATACTCCAATAGCAAACCAGAAAACGTACTGGATGGTGATGTAGACAAGGTTCACAAACTGATGGGTCAAGTTAAAATACCAGTAGAGAAGGTAACTAATGGGCCTGATTCCAAAACTGCTGACACATCAATAACTTGCCCCGTACCCATTAACTTGATGAAGAAGCCGGAGACGGAAGACGAAAGCTCTGATGCTCCATTGAATCTTTCTTTAAAGGTCACCATCAACATGTCGACAAGTTCTCAACACCAGAACGCATTGATTCCAAATTTCTGTACATCCTGCACATTCAAAACACTGTACCCCGAAGTTTTGGTGATGCATCAAAACCTTATTCATAAAGATCGGTCAGACATGACTAAAAAGAGCAGATCCAGTCTGAAACTCAAGCGCTTAACAGGCTGTCCCCCTGCCCTTGAAGGAAATGATGTCACTCCACTCTGTATGATGGACAGGAGACACCCCCGTCGAACCAGGTCCCCAACACCCCAGGCTGGCAAAGCGGATGACAAGACTCCCTCAGCGCCCCCAGTCATTGCTCCCAAATGCTCCCCTATGCATGTACCCACACAGAAGGTGGCCCCAGAGATGCAGAGATATGGGGCAAAGATggaacaacaacgacaacaactcaATCAGGAATCTTCTCGGTTTACAGAAGTGGAGAAGAAGTCCAGTAACAATAAGCATGCAATGGAGCCATACCATCCATCGGACAGAGTAGGGATTGGCGAGAGAAGTTATCCGGTGAGACCTGGGGTCATGTGGCACTCTAATGCGGCCAGGCTCTGTCTCTCAAGCCGCTTTGGGAGCCTCCCCCAGATGGACTTGGGTCAACCCTCGAACAAGAGACTCAAGTATTGCCTCCCGCCGGGCAGGGAGACTGACCCCGTTGAGAAGCATGACTTTAGGGTGCCAAACGTTGATGGAGCCAACCAACTGCTTGGCTTGAGGAGAACCATGAAGACGTCATCCCAAAGTTCTTCTGCCGCCACTGTCTCTGAGGTCACGGGTCCATCAAAGTCTCTACCTGTGGGTGGAGGCAGCATGGATACCGACTGGAATATAATGAACATCCTGCGATCCTGTTCCCCGGCTGATTTAGCCACACTCTACCATGGTAACCCGGCATTCCCAAGCCATGGAGGGCAGGCCCATCCCAGAGCTG GAAGCAGAACTACTCACTACCAACATCTACCGAGTCTGCCCCATCTTCAGAGGCTCGAGCATCCTGCCAAATTCACTGGGGAACGTTATGGCAATGCGGACAAGAGTTAG